One genomic region from Oceanispirochaeta sp. encodes:
- a CDS encoding GntP family permease, whose protein sequence is MDLLMILLFTSSIILIVIATSVFNIHPFIALIFSALYVGLGASLLGQFEMMDIIPTINAGFGRILAYIGIVIALGTIIGVFLEKSGAAIKMADTILKATGPKRPELAMSIIGWFVSIPVFCDSGYIILSALRKSVTKKAHVSATMMSIALATGLYASHTLVPPTPGPIAAAANLGLENSLGLVILFGLLISLFPLAAGIIWAGYIGKKVKLQEDIDNEEALIYDLETEEKTIESRYGKLPGTYMSFSPIIIPIILIALGTMASLPGIAQGPKMIIDFISFIG, encoded by the coding sequence ATGGATCTATTAATGATATTGCTATTTACTTCATCAATTATACTTATCGTTATAGCTACTTCTGTTTTTAATATTCACCCTTTTATTGCTTTGATTTTTTCAGCACTCTATGTTGGACTGGGAGCGTCTCTTTTAGGACAGTTTGAAATGATGGATATCATTCCCACAATCAATGCTGGTTTCGGCAGGATTCTAGCCTACATTGGGATTGTCATTGCTCTGGGAACAATCATAGGGGTATTTCTGGAAAAATCCGGGGCTGCCATAAAAATGGCGGATACAATATTAAAAGCAACCGGTCCCAAAAGGCCGGAATTGGCCATGAGCATTATTGGATGGTTTGTTTCTATTCCTGTATTTTGTGACTCGGGATACATTATTTTATCAGCCTTAAGAAAATCAGTTACAAAAAAAGCCCATGTATCGGCAACGATGATGAGCATTGCTCTGGCAACAGGCCTCTATGCGTCTCATACCCTTGTACCTCCCACTCCGGGACCTATCGCAGCCGCGGCGAATCTGGGACTTGAAAACAGTCTGGGGCTGGTCATCCTGTTTGGACTTTTGATTTCTCTATTCCCCCTGGCAGCAGGTATTATCTGGGCCGGATATATCGGTAAAAAAGTAAAACTTCAGGAAGACATAGATAACGAAGAGGCTCTCATTTATGACCTGGAAACCGAAGAGAAAACGATTGAATCCAGATATGGAAAACTGCCGGGAACTTATATGTCTTTTTCTCCCATTATAATTCCTATTATCCTTATAGCTTTAGGAACCATGGCTTCCCTACCCGGAATTGCCCAGGGGCCGAAGATGATTATTGATTTCATATCCTTTATAGG